In Paenibacillus sp. FSL M7-0420, a single genomic region encodes these proteins:
- a CDS encoding CobW family GTP-binding protein, with protein sequence MEQSLPVYILSGFLGSGKTTLLQRLLDHWKLQGLRPAVIMNELGEVNLDGLLVEQSVPMAEMLGGCICCTSRGDLSTELTTLVKKESPDVVIIEATGAANPLEIVDAVTETSLYQQVELKGLITVVDAAHLLELYRSQQGATYRLMQEQIRCASVLILNKTDRIQAAEIAEISEVLRKWNAYAEILPAVRCELEPEVLLGSVGAVHREDRPEGGEHTEGGAEGAMHASHDHVMAYTHYFQNPVNSEEFERFVKELPRDVYRAKGIVTFTDTSSRFLFQYAYREADFMRITPQGEVPDVAVFIGEHFSSGELRRELLRLEGRLLSRPAAVKRSL encoded by the coding sequence TTGGAACAGTCATTACCAGTATATATCTTGTCGGGATTTCTCGGCAGCGGCAAGACAACATTATTGCAGCGTCTCTTGGATCATTGGAAGCTTCAGGGCCTCCGTCCGGCCGTAATTATGAACGAGCTGGGTGAGGTGAATCTGGACGGCCTGCTGGTGGAGCAGTCTGTGCCGATGGCAGAAATGCTGGGCGGCTGTATCTGCTGCACCAGCAGAGGGGACTTAAGCACGGAGCTGACCACGCTGGTCAAAAAAGAATCGCCGGATGTTGTTATCATCGAGGCTACAGGCGCAGCCAACCCGCTGGAGATTGTGGATGCAGTAACGGAGACCTCGCTATATCAGCAGGTGGAGCTGAAGGGGCTGATTACCGTCGTCGATGCTGCCCATCTGCTGGAGCTGTACCGCTCCCAGCAAGGGGCTACCTACCGTCTGATGCAGGAGCAGATCCGCTGTGCATCCGTCCTGATTCTGAACAAGACAGACCGCATTCAAGCCGCAGAGATTGCAGAGATCTCGGAGGTGCTGCGTAAGTGGAATGCGTACGCGGAGATTCTGCCGGCGGTACGCTGTGAACTGGAGCCGGAAGTGCTGCTGGGCAGTGTGGGAGCCGTTCATAGGGAAGACCGGCCTGAGGGCGGGGAGCATACGGAGGGCGGAGCTGAAGGGGCGATGCATGCTTCGCATGATCATGTGATGGCTTACACGCATTATTTCCAGAATCCCGTGAACAGCGAGGAATTCGAACGGTTTGTGAAGGAGCTGCCACGTGATGTGTACCGGGCCAAGGGGATCGTAACTTTTACCGATACCTCCAGCCGGTTTCTGTTTCAGTACGCCTACAGAGAAGCGGATTTCATGAGAATTACGCCCCAGGGCGAGGTGCCGGATGTTGCGGTTTTCATAGGTGAGCATTTCTCCTCCGGTGAGCTGCGCAGGGAACTTCTGCGCCTGGAGGGACGTCTGCTGTCCAGACCCGCAGCGGTCAAACGAAGCCTATAG
- a CDS encoding MogA/MoaB family molybdenum cofactor biosynthesis protein, translating to MSSVEEHRSEAPDSVACYIITVSDTRTIDTDTGGPLIQSLLEATGYTVTGRTIVKDDYEDIRELVYKSSVHSGIEAVLLTGGTGISPRDTTYEAVASLLDKSLPGFGEIFRLLSFTEDIGSAAMLSRAIAGTIGSTAVFSMPGSTGAIKLAMERLILPELRHVMREIYKRS from the coding sequence ATCTCATCCGTCGAAGAACACCGGAGCGAAGCCCCGGATTCAGTCGCTTGCTACATCATAACGGTCTCGGACACCCGGACCATCGATACGGACACCGGAGGGCCGCTGATCCAGAGTCTGCTGGAAGCTACCGGTTATACCGTGACCGGCCGCACCATCGTCAAGGATGATTATGAAGATATCCGGGAGCTGGTCTACAAAAGCTCCGTCCATTCCGGCATCGAAGCTGTGCTTCTGACCGGAGGGACCGGCATTTCCCCCCGTGACACCACCTATGAGGCCGTAGCCTCTCTGCTGGACAAGTCGCTGCCGGGCTTCGGGGAGATTTTCCGGCTGCTGAGCTTCACGGAAGATATCGGCTCTGCCGCCATGCTTAGCCGGGCCATTGCCGGGACGATCGGCAGTACCGCTGTCTTCTCCATGCCCGGCTCCACCGGTGCGATCAAGCTGGCCATGGAACGGCTGATCCTGCCCGAGCTGCGCCATGTCATGCGCGAGATCTACAAGCGTTCGTGA
- a CDS encoding DUF1349 domain-containing protein: MRFIEWQDGVWSNEPVSSRTADGQLVAHAAKGSDYWEKTMYGFQHDNGHALLAPWDKAEAVEISFALDGFTELYDQAGIMLWHSGEQWIKAGIEVNDGVPHIGAVVTDGYSDWSLSPVPEWKGEVITLRASRMKDAVILRARTENHPWRTIRVARFPYETGSQAGPFLCAPTRAGFQVTFTRWAATAPDADVHTDPPIV; the protein is encoded by the coding sequence ATGAGATTCATAGAATGGCAGGATGGAGTATGGAGCAATGAACCGGTGTCCAGCAGGACCGCAGACGGTCAACTGGTGGCCCATGCAGCGAAGGGCAGTGATTACTGGGAAAAGACGATGTACGGCTTCCAGCATGACAACGGTCATGCGCTGCTTGCCCCTTGGGATAAGGCAGAAGCGGTAGAGATCAGCTTTGCGTTGGACGGGTTCACGGAGCTGTACGACCAGGCAGGTATTATGCTATGGCACAGCGGTGAGCAATGGATCAAAGCCGGTATTGAGGTGAATGACGGGGTTCCCCATATAGGTGCAGTCGTGACGGATGGTTACTCTGACTGGTCATTGTCCCCTGTGCCCGAGTGGAAGGGCGAAGTAATTACCCTGCGGGCTTCACGGATGAAGGATGCAGTAATCCTCAGAGCGCGAACAGAGAATCATCCCTGGCGGACTATCCGCGTTGCCCGGTTTCCTTATGAGACTGGCAGTCAGGCGGGACCCTTCCTGTGTGCTCCAACGCGGGCCGGGTTTCAGGTCACCTTCACACGCTGGGCGGCTACAGCACCCGATGCAGACGTTCATACAGACCCGCCAATTGTATAG
- a CDS encoding MFS transporter, translating into MATVFLIIIYLAFISLGLPDSMLGSAWPIIRLDFGAPVELAGLLSMIVVAGTIISSLASSVVLKRLGTGMVTFISVAVTALALLGFSYSSSVVWVALLALPLGLGAGSIDTGLNNYVATHYKAHHMSWLHCFWGIGAMLGPILMSRYIANGESWRTGFFAVSMIQFALVVVLFFSLPLWTKVSKRGGQKPVERSEKLDSRPAAVPAEGKVLRIPGVKLAMLTFLFYCGVEATVGLWGSSYLVNVKKVSPATAAGWVSLYYGGITAGRLITGFITFRFSNRTLIRGGLAISLAGSLLLALPLPDVYSLVAFILIGLGSAPIFPCMLHETPARFGAEHSQKIMGYQMALAYTGGAFLPPLLGWAAARSTFMILPPAMIGYIIVMIVSSEIINRMMSKRQGEVRL; encoded by the coding sequence ATGGCAACGGTATTCTTAATCATTATTTATCTGGCGTTCATCAGCCTGGGACTGCCGGATTCGATGCTTGGGTCAGCCTGGCCGATTATCCGGCTGGATTTCGGGGCGCCGGTTGAGCTGGCCGGACTGCTGTCGATGATAGTAGTCGCCGGGACGATTATCTCAAGCTTGGCCAGCAGTGTGGTGCTGAAGCGGCTCGGGACGGGGATGGTTACTTTTATCAGCGTGGCGGTAACCGCTCTGGCCCTGCTAGGCTTCTCTTATTCCTCTTCCGTCGTGTGGGTGGCTCTCCTGGCCTTGCCGCTGGGTCTGGGGGCCGGTTCGATTGATACAGGGTTGAATAATTATGTGGCGACTCATTACAAAGCGCATCATATGAGCTGGCTGCACTGTTTCTGGGGGATAGGGGCTATGCTGGGGCCGATTCTGATGTCGCGTTATATTGCGAATGGCGAGTCCTGGAGAACAGGATTTTTCGCGGTCAGCATGATTCAGTTCGCGTTAGTCGTGGTACTGTTCTTCAGTCTGCCGCTATGGACAAAGGTAAGCAAACGGGGCGGCCAGAAGCCTGTAGAGAGGTCTGAGAAGTTAGATTCCCGGCCTGCGGCCGTTCCCGCTGAGGGTAAGGTGCTCCGCATCCCGGGCGTGAAGCTGGCGATGCTCACCTTCCTGTTCTATTGCGGAGTGGAAGCTACGGTGGGGCTATGGGGCAGCAGTTATCTGGTGAACGTCAAGAAGGTATCCCCGGCAACGGCTGCCGGATGGGTCTCGCTCTATTATGGCGGAATCACGGCCGGGCGGCTGATTACCGGCTTCATTACCTTCCGGTTCAGCAACCGTACGCTGATTCGCGGCGGGCTGGCGATCTCACTCGCGGGTTCGCTGCTGCTGGCCTTGCCGCTGCCGGATGTGTATTCACTGGTCGCCTTTATTCTGATTGGCCTGGGCTCAGCACCGATCTTCCCCTGCATGCTGCATGAGACGCCCGCCCGGTTCGGAGCGGAGCATTCGCAGAAGATTATGGGGTATCAGATGGCCTTGGCTTACACCGGCGGTGCGTTTCTGCCTCCACTGTTGGGTTGGGCGGCGGCGCGGAGCACCTTCATGATTCTCCCGCCGGCAATGATTGGGTATATCATAGTGATGATAGTAAGCTCTGAAATCATTAACCGGATGATGAGCAAACGACAAGGAGAGGTGAGGCTGTAA